From a region of the Teredinibacter turnerae genome:
- a CDS encoding transporter substrate-binding domain-containing protein → MLVQRLPRIALTLALLASGLPPAKAAEPIPVRVHEIENQGAYNKRYSYFLVLLEHVLNASCEECVVEKVAFPVATSTRNTVHLQKGRIDVAWLNTNSAREKQLRPIRIPIYKGLIGWRLLLARESTANKLKDVTSLEQLQTFWAGQGHDWPDTPILKSAGLRVRTSDSWEGIIHLLRQERIDYFPRGLNEIFYEAQTLRHHGIEIEHSLALHYPAAVYFYVAKHNQALAQRLEAGFETIIKNGVFDRLFHHFFDADIRAAHLETKRIFELSNPDLPPLTPLSRAELWFTPASVVGSNAVTLKAGASKVVASGTQNKIVPEAAPAGPANAPPENAAPPEPQ, encoded by the coding sequence ATGCTGGTACAGCGACTCCCCAGGATAGCGCTCACACTTGCCCTGCTCGCCAGCGGGTTACCTCCCGCCAAGGCAGCAGAGCCAATCCCCGTGCGCGTGCACGAGATTGAAAACCAGGGCGCCTACAATAAGCGCTACAGCTACTTTCTGGTATTGCTGGAGCATGTACTCAATGCTTCCTGCGAAGAGTGTGTCGTCGAGAAAGTCGCCTTCCCCGTGGCCACGTCCACCCGCAACACTGTTCACCTGCAGAAGGGTCGCATCGATGTCGCCTGGCTCAATACAAACTCCGCGCGCGAGAAACAGCTGCGACCTATCCGAATTCCTATCTACAAGGGACTGATTGGCTGGCGGCTGCTGCTCGCCCGCGAGAGTACGGCCAACAAGCTAAAAGACGTTACCAGCCTGGAGCAACTGCAGACATTTTGGGCCGGCCAAGGGCACGATTGGCCGGATACGCCCATTTTAAAGAGTGCCGGTCTCCGGGTGCGCACCAGCGACAGCTGGGAGGGTATTATTCATTTGTTGCGGCAAGAGCGTATCGACTACTTTCCGCGTGGTTTGAACGAAATTTTTTACGAAGCACAAACCCTGCGGCATCACGGCATTGAGATTGAACATTCCCTCGCCTTGCACTACCCGGCAGCAGTGTATTTCTATGTCGCCAAACATAATCAAGCACTTGCACAACGGTTGGAGGCGGGGTTTGAAACAATTATCAAAAACGGCGTGTTCGACCGATTGTTCCACCATTTTTTTGATGCCGATATTCGCGCAGCTCACTTGGAGACGAAGCGAATTTTCGAACTGAGCAATCCTGATCTGCCGCCGCTCACCCCACTGTCCCGCGCTGAACTGTGGTTCACCCCAGCGAGCGTTGTTGGTTCAAACGCTGTTACTTTAAAAGCTGGTGCTTCAAAAGTTGTTGCTTCGGGTACACAGAATAAAATTGTTCCAGAGGCTGCTCCAGCAGGTCCTGCCAATGCGCCGCCGGAGAACGCAGCCCCACCAGAGCCGCAGTAG
- the holA gene encoding DNA polymerase III subunit delta, with the protein MAKLRADQLPGALKKRLAPVYLVTGDEPLLSQESCDAIRQAAKKQGFIERELYHTDAGFSWDELYNATNAMSLFADKKIIEIRIHNGKPGDAGSKAILEFCANINDDTLLLLVSPKIDSRSQNSKWYKAIDQAGEVITIWPVGPAQLPRWVDTRLKQAGLNADSEAIDILCAKTEGNLLAAVQEVEKLKLVAEGNFIDAQMMANAVMDSARYDTFGMVDKAIFGDSRAAAESLQGLRAEGTEALALLWALTRDIRTLTNIKEGLQAGENFDLAAKRNGVWDKRKPLFKQATQRHKLPQLYGLLRKTALADRIAKGSAKGDIWNLLLDITLGLAGVNVHSAKTARQEILR; encoded by the coding sequence ATGGCCAAGCTTCGCGCCGACCAACTTCCAGGTGCGCTGAAAAAGCGCCTGGCACCGGTGTATCTGGTTACCGGCGACGAACCTCTGTTGAGTCAGGAGTCCTGCGATGCGATTCGCCAGGCGGCAAAAAAGCAGGGCTTTATTGAGCGCGAGCTGTATCACACAGATGCAGGCTTCAGCTGGGACGAGCTGTACAACGCCACCAACGCCATGTCCCTGTTCGCAGACAAAAAAATTATCGAAATCCGTATTCACAATGGCAAACCCGGTGACGCGGGCAGTAAGGCGATTCTGGAGTTTTGCGCCAATATCAATGACGACACCTTACTGCTCCTGGTAAGTCCGAAAATCGACTCCCGCAGCCAGAACAGTAAGTGGTACAAAGCGATAGATCAGGCCGGGGAAGTCATCACCATCTGGCCGGTTGGACCTGCACAATTGCCACGCTGGGTGGATACCCGTTTGAAGCAAGCCGGTCTCAACGCTGACAGTGAAGCCATCGATATTCTCTGTGCCAAAACCGAGGGCAATTTACTTGCCGCGGTACAAGAGGTGGAAAAACTCAAGCTGGTCGCTGAAGGCAATTTTATCGATGCGCAGATGATGGCCAACGCGGTTATGGATTCCGCGCGGTACGACACCTTCGGCATGGTCGATAAAGCCATTTTTGGCGATAGTCGCGCGGCAGCAGAAAGTTTGCAGGGGCTGCGTGCTGAAGGCACCGAAGCCCTGGCGCTGCTGTGGGCGCTAACCCGCGATATTCGCACGCTCACCAATATCAAAGAAGGCCTGCAAGCGGGAGAGAACTTCGACCTGGCCGCTAAGCGCAACGGCGTATGGGATAAACGCAAACCGCTGTTCAAACAGGCGACCCAACGCCACAAACTGCCCCAGCTCTACGGCCTGTTGCGCAAAACAGCACTGGCTGATCGCATCGCCAAGGGCAGCGCCAAAGGTGACATCTGGAATCTGCTGCTGGATATCACGCTCGGGCTCGCTGGCGTGAATGTTCACAGTGCCAAAACTGCCCGCCAGGAAATCTTGCGCTAG
- the lptE gene encoding LPS assembly lipoprotein LptE encodes MNSSPFPKTSALFACALCLVLSACGWQLRGVNPHSTSTALPGELHVLAREPNSAMARTLRRILTSKNIHPTSAAALTLELDDVRLEKRPLSVSETGVTAQYQLVLTVRYHYSQGAASAQPLRSAVQEVSSWRTYDFDPKIIVAKNQEEQALREEMREELAWRMLDAVPELSRAEVTAD; translated from the coding sequence GTGAATAGCTCACCTTTCCCGAAAACCAGCGCGCTGTTTGCCTGCGCGCTATGCCTGGTACTGAGTGCCTGTGGCTGGCAGTTGCGCGGGGTTAATCCGCATTCCACCAGCACTGCGCTGCCAGGCGAACTCCACGTGTTGGCCCGTGAACCCAACAGTGCCATGGCGCGGACGCTGCGCCGCATCCTCACCAGCAAAAATATACACCCCACCAGCGCAGCGGCTCTCACGCTCGAACTGGATGACGTACGACTGGAAAAACGTCCGCTGTCAGTAAGCGAAACCGGAGTGACAGCGCAGTATCAGCTTGTGCTGACCGTGCGCTATCACTACAGCCAGGGAGCCGCTTCAGCCCAACCGCTGCGCAGCGCGGTGCAGGAAGTGTCCAGCTGGCGCACTTACGATTTCGACCCGAAGATTATCGTTGCCAAAAACCAGGAAGAGCAGGCGTTACGCGAGGAGATGCGCGAAGAATTGGCCTGGCGGATGCTCGATGCGGTACCCGAGCTATCCCGCGCCGAAGTGACGGCGGATTAA
- the leuS gene encoding leucine--tRNA ligase, with protein sequence MKDLYNPSEIEQQAQQYWESHKSFEVSEDTSKEKFYCLAMFPYPSGRLHMGHVRNYTITDVIARFQRMQGKNVLHPMGWDAFGLPAENAAIKNDTAPAKWTYANTDYMRSQLKELGFGFDWTREVTTCKPDYYRWEQWFFTRLYEKGLAYKKVSAVNWCPNDQTVLANEQVVEGCCWRCDTPVERKEIPQWFIRITDYAEELLKDLDKLPHWPEQVRTMQKNWIGKSKGVQMSFDLSAPIAGHDHFEVYTTRPDTTMGITYVTLAAEHPIALAVAENSPALAEFIQECKVQSVAEADMASMEKKGMDTGLKALHPITREEVPVWVGNYVLMDYGSGAVMAVPGHDQRDWEFARKYDLPIKQVVASKDGEEVDLDTAAFVEKGILVNSGEYDGLDFNAAFEALSQTLVAAGKGRVTTNYRLRDWGVSRQRYWGAPIPIFNLPDGGEIPVPAHKLPILLPEDVVMDGVQSPIKADVSWKKDELDGQAVERETDTFDTFMESSWYYARYAGPSSETMIDSDKANYWLPVDQYVGGIEHAILHLLYARFFHKLMRDEGLVACDEPFERLLCQGMVLKDGTKMSKSKGNTVDPAELIGQYGADTVRLFTMFAAPPEQSLEWTDSGVEGAFRFLKKLWKTVQTHLAAGEPGELNPAELNDTQKDLRRKTHETIAKVTDDYGRRQTFNTAIAAVMELLNEVGRNADRATGQGLAVEREALEAAVQVLAPIVPHICHELWLALGHSEPVLDVTWPAADEEAMVKSSITLVAQVNGKVRAKLDAPADADKDALEKLALADPNVQKFIADKMIRKIIVVPGKLVNIVVA encoded by the coding sequence ATGAAAGACCTCTACAACCCGTCAGAAATTGAGCAACAAGCGCAACAATACTGGGAGTCCCACAAGAGCTTCGAAGTCAGCGAAGACACCAGCAAAGAAAAATTCTATTGCCTCGCCATGTTCCCCTACCCCAGCGGTCGGCTCCATATGGGCCACGTGCGCAATTACACTATCACCGATGTGATTGCGCGCTTCCAGCGCATGCAGGGCAAGAACGTGCTACACCCCATGGGCTGGGACGCTTTCGGTCTGCCCGCAGAGAACGCGGCGATCAAAAACGACACCGCGCCGGCCAAGTGGACCTACGCCAATACCGATTACATGCGCAGCCAGCTTAAAGAACTTGGCTTTGGTTTTGACTGGACGCGCGAAGTGACCACTTGTAAACCCGATTACTATCGCTGGGAACAGTGGTTCTTCACCCGCCTTTACGAAAAAGGTCTGGCGTATAAGAAAGTCTCAGCGGTGAACTGGTGTCCGAATGACCAGACCGTACTCGCCAACGAGCAGGTGGTGGAAGGTTGCTGCTGGCGCTGCGATACACCGGTAGAACGCAAAGAAATTCCGCAGTGGTTTATTCGCATTACGGATTACGCCGAAGAGCTGCTCAAAGATCTCGATAAGCTGCCGCACTGGCCTGAGCAAGTGCGCACCATGCAGAAAAACTGGATCGGCAAGAGTAAAGGCGTGCAAATGAGTTTCGACCTGAGCGCGCCTATCGCCGGTCACGATCATTTTGAGGTTTACACCACTCGCCCCGACACCACCATGGGTATTACCTACGTGACTCTGGCGGCGGAGCACCCCATTGCCCTGGCCGTGGCGGAAAACAGCCCGGCTCTCGCAGAGTTTATCCAGGAGTGTAAAGTACAGTCGGTTGCCGAAGCCGATATGGCGAGTATGGAGAAAAAGGGGATGGATACCGGACTCAAAGCCCTGCACCCCATTACCCGCGAGGAAGTGCCCGTTTGGGTTGGCAACTATGTATTGATGGACTACGGCTCCGGTGCGGTGATGGCGGTACCGGGTCACGATCAGCGCGACTGGGAGTTCGCGCGTAAATACGATCTGCCGATTAAACAGGTGGTCGCCAGCAAAGACGGTGAAGAGGTCGATCTGGACACAGCCGCATTTGTCGAAAAAGGCATTTTGGTAAATTCCGGTGAATATGACGGCCTGGATTTCAACGCCGCCTTCGAAGCCTTGTCGCAAACCCTGGTTGCCGCAGGCAAGGGCCGCGTAACCACCAACTACCGTCTACGCGACTGGGGCGTTTCACGCCAGCGTTACTGGGGTGCCCCTATCCCTATTTTCAATCTGCCCGATGGTGGCGAAATTCCCGTGCCCGCGCACAAGCTGCCCATTCTGCTGCCGGAAGATGTAGTAATGGATGGGGTACAGTCGCCTATTAAAGCGGATGTTTCGTGGAAAAAAGACGAGCTGGACGGTCAGGCAGTCGAGCGTGAAACCGATACCTTCGACACCTTTATGGAGAGCTCCTGGTACTACGCGCGCTATGCGGGTCCCAGCAGCGAAACCATGATTGACAGCGACAAAGCCAACTACTGGTTGCCGGTCGATCAATATGTGGGCGGTATCGAACACGCCATTCTTCACCTGCTCTATGCGCGCTTTTTCCACAAACTGATGCGGGACGAAGGTTTAGTCGCCTGCGACGAGCCTTTCGAGCGCCTGTTGTGCCAGGGCATGGTGCTGAAAGACGGCACCAAAATGTCCAAATCCAAAGGCAATACCGTCGACCCGGCCGAACTGATCGGTCAATACGGTGCCGATACCGTGCGCCTGTTCACCATGTTTGCTGCGCCGCCGGAGCAGAGCCTGGAGTGGACCGACAGCGGTGTTGAAGGCGCCTTCCGGTTCCTTAAGAAATTATGGAAAACCGTGCAAACTCACCTGGCGGCTGGCGAACCCGGCGAGCTGAACCCCGCTGAGTTGAACGACACGCAAAAAGACCTGCGCCGCAAGACCCACGAAACCATCGCCAAAGTCACCGACGACTACGGCCGACGCCAAACCTTCAATACCGCTATTGCTGCGGTTATGGAGTTGCTGAACGAGGTGGGCCGCAATGCCGATCGCGCCACCGGGCAGGGTCTGGCGGTTGAGCGGGAAGCGCTGGAAGCTGCGGTTCAGGTTCTCGCCCCTATCGTGCCGCACATCTGCCACGAGCTTTGGTTAGCACTGGGCCACAGTGAGCCGGTGCTGGACGTCACCTGGCCTGCGGCAGACGAAGAGGCGATGGTGAAGAGTTCAATCACACTGGTTGCCCAGGTCAACGGCAAAGTGCGGGCTAAGCTGGACGCACCCGCGGACGCCGACAAAGATGCACTGGAGAAGCTCGCCCTGGCAGACCCGAACGTACAAAAGTTCATCGCCGATAAAATGATCCGCAAGATCATCGTTGTACCAGGAAAACTGGTCAATATCGTGGTGGCCTAG
- a CDS encoding FKBP-type peptidyl-prolyl cis-trans isomerase produces the protein MRKSILAMAVLGIALAGCKNEAQQAPAQLSSDEQREAYAVGMYIGEKVKDVADENLGVDPNFDVDLYLRGIMDTVKGDMQMSQEDAKAVFLALQKEVREYKRAEQQRQREENLVKAHAFMEENKAKEGIQVTESGLQYRVLKEGDGESPGKQDRVSVLYKGTLTDGAVFDQTEPGKPRQFQVNRLVKGWTEALQLMKKGEKIELFVPPELGYGNQDRSRIPPNSVLVFELELVDIAKREASKKS, from the coding sequence ATGCGAAAGTCTATCTTGGCTATGGCAGTGCTCGGTATCGCACTGGCTGGCTGCAAAAACGAGGCGCAGCAAGCGCCGGCCCAACTTTCCTCGGACGAGCAGCGCGAAGCCTACGCTGTGGGCATGTACATTGGTGAGAAGGTTAAAGATGTCGCCGATGAAAATCTTGGCGTAGACCCGAATTTCGATGTCGACCTGTATTTGCGCGGAATTATGGATACAGTCAAAGGCGATATGCAAATGTCGCAAGAAGACGCAAAAGCGGTGTTTCTGGCGCTACAAAAAGAAGTTCGCGAGTATAAGCGTGCGGAACAACAGCGCCAACGAGAAGAAAATCTCGTCAAGGCGCACGCGTTTATGGAGGAAAACAAAGCCAAAGAAGGGATTCAGGTTACTGAAAGCGGCTTGCAGTATCGGGTGTTGAAAGAAGGCGATGGCGAATCGCCGGGCAAGCAGGATCGCGTATCGGTGCTATACAAGGGAACCCTGACCGATGGCGCGGTTTTTGATCAAACCGAGCCGGGTAAACCTCGCCAGTTTCAAGTGAATCGCCTGGTTAAAGGCTGGACCGAAGCGCTGCAACTGATGAAGAAAGGCGAGAAGATTGAGCTGTTTGTGCCGCCTGAACTGGGCTACGGCAATCAAGACCGCAGCCGCATCCCGCCTAATTCTGTACTGGTTTTCGAATTGGAGCTGGTTGATATCGCCAAGCGCGAAGCGTCGAAAAAATCCTAG
- a CDS encoding M56 family metallopeptidase, protein MATLQSMLDPNLIYAAAWALIHSLWQSAIIALLLAAWLHFNQARSARVRYLVSCFALCACVSVLVTSFWQLYQGAVSAQTDVVGANLRVTSGIWHQTYSALNPHLHTLVICWLVGFVVHALADLANIAYSWRLRAQATPTANGWQVITDRLRDTLAIKQTVRLLESPAVSSLCTMGHWRPVILLPLGLLTQLPREQLEALLLHELAHIRRHDYLVNLLQSVFRHLLFFNPAVLWICRRIDQERENACDDIAITYCGNPKQFAAGLASIAEINLRQNAVLAARGRRNLLLARIQRLFTPAVGESRIAERLSAVCCAAGLAIAMNVSATDIAPRPDAPTPNNGATLTTPPISAELPNPLPANPLPAKDEPDAIQPIATTQTAPVAAPQATSAVAAPPAAPIAATAARHYQHLLLAQVPMPKPEVAIKARPQALAPKLSPVNVPEFNQLMLAETFNLPFARKIAIEPVAVHFADIWLKRFQAKTSTSYQAQISRTYAAELTKSLQNAFRAEGWTVVDNEDSGAIRMEAALIDLYIFAPETPGIKQTIIAQAGQAGIRMALKAPNGATFMTMEDHRNTEDASSGPSVANRATNLYYFKKLMESWAGSAATYTEQVTALVEQQRK, encoded by the coding sequence ATGGCCACACTCCAATCAATGCTCGACCCAAACCTTATTTATGCGGCCGCCTGGGCGCTGATACACTCCCTGTGGCAATCTGCCATTATCGCACTGCTACTCGCTGCCTGGCTGCATTTTAACCAAGCGCGATCAGCGCGGGTTCGCTACCTGGTGAGCTGTTTCGCTCTCTGCGCCTGTGTTTCAGTATTGGTCACCAGCTTTTGGCAGCTATATCAAGGAGCAGTCAGCGCGCAAACCGATGTTGTTGGCGCAAACCTGCGGGTGACCAGCGGTATCTGGCACCAAACGTACAGTGCGCTCAATCCGCATCTACACACCCTTGTAATTTGCTGGCTGGTTGGATTTGTCGTTCACGCGCTGGCGGATCTCGCGAATATTGCCTACAGTTGGCGGCTTCGTGCTCAGGCGACACCAACCGCTAACGGGTGGCAGGTCATCACCGACCGGCTGCGCGATACGCTGGCAATAAAACAAACGGTGCGCTTACTTGAGTCTCCGGCAGTGTCCAGTCTCTGCACCATGGGTCACTGGCGCCCGGTCATACTGTTGCCACTGGGCTTATTGACCCAACTGCCGCGCGAGCAACTGGAAGCACTGCTATTACATGAGTTAGCGCATATCCGCCGCCACGATTATCTGGTGAATTTGCTGCAGAGCGTTTTCCGCCATCTGCTGTTTTTTAATCCAGCCGTGTTGTGGATTTGCCGCCGGATCGATCAGGAGCGCGAAAACGCCTGCGACGATATTGCCATCACCTATTGTGGCAACCCCAAGCAGTTTGCCGCTGGCCTGGCCAGTATCGCCGAAATCAATCTGCGCCAGAATGCCGTGCTTGCTGCGCGAGGCCGTAGAAATCTGCTGCTGGCACGAATACAACGCCTGTTTACCCCAGCGGTGGGGGAATCGCGAATCGCCGAGCGGCTCTCAGCAGTATGCTGTGCGGCGGGGCTCGCCATCGCCATGAATGTGAGTGCCACCGACATTGCACCCCGCCCGGATGCGCCAACACCCAACAATGGCGCCACACTAACCACTCCGCCTATATCCGCCGAGTTGCCCAACCCACTCCCCGCCAACCCACTACCGGCCAAAGACGAACCTGACGCAATACAGCCCATCGCGACCACCCAAACCGCACCCGTCGCTGCCCCACAGGCCACGAGTGCTGTGGCGGCTCCGCCAGCAGCCCCCATTGCAGCAACCGCTGCACGGCATTATCAGCACCTGCTACTGGCACAGGTACCAATGCCAAAACCTGAAGTGGCAATCAAAGCCCGCCCGCAGGCGCTCGCGCCCAAACTCAGTCCGGTGAACGTACCGGAATTTAATCAACTGATGTTGGCAGAAACGTTTAACCTGCCGTTTGCGCGGAAGATCGCTATCGAGCCAGTCGCCGTGCATTTTGCCGATATCTGGTTGAAGCGCTTCCAGGCGAAAACCTCCACCAGCTATCAGGCGCAAATTTCCCGAACCTACGCGGCCGAGCTAACAAAATCCCTACAAAACGCCTTTCGCGCAGAGGGTTGGACTGTGGTGGACAACGAGGATTCAGGCGCGATCCGGATGGAGGCGGCGTTAATCGACCTCTATATTTTTGCCCCCGAAACCCCGGGAATTAAGCAGACCATCATCGCGCAAGCGGGCCAAGCAGGCATTCGCATGGCGCTAAAGGCACCTAACGGCGCAACCTTTATGACAATGGAGGATCACCGCAATACGGAAGATGCCAGCAGCGGGCCTTCGGTCGCGAACCGGGCGACCAATCTGTATTATTTCAAAAAGCTGATGGAAAGCTGGGCGGGCAGTGCTGCGACCTACACGGAGCAGGTCACAGCACTGGTAGAACAACAACGCAAGTAG
- a CDS encoding BlaI/MecI/CopY family transcriptional regulator has protein sequence MITPTQAELEILNILWKSGEARVPEVHALLSQQKDIGYTTTLKAMQVMEQKGLLQRRRDGRSHVYAPAIAEDATKNTLLSRFVESTFDGSRSRMVMQLLGSQAVSPEELAEIRHFLQNLEEN, from the coding sequence GTGATCACACCAACCCAAGCGGAATTGGAAATTCTTAATATCCTTTGGAAATCGGGCGAGGCACGCGTGCCGGAGGTGCATGCGCTTTTGTCCCAGCAGAAGGACATCGGCTACACCACCACATTGAAAGCCATGCAGGTGATGGAGCAAAAAGGGCTTTTGCAGCGCCGCCGCGACGGGCGCAGCCACGTCTACGCACCAGCAATTGCCGAAGATGCAACCAAAAACACCCTGCTGTCACGCTTTGTGGAGTCGACATTCGACGGATCTCGCAGCCGCATGGTGATGCAACTACTGGGTTCCCAAGCCGTTTCGCCCGAAGAACTCGCGGAGATTCGGCATTTTTTGCAAAACCTGGAGGAAAACTGA
- a CDS encoding DUF6279 family lipoprotein, with product MRHYCPRIAKRLLLAVAVLFLLNGCATKIAYHYLDFALIWTLEKYVELDKPQKKKLKEEMEAFHQWHRTTQLPLYSSYMADFKNRYQQAPLTGNQMHAEVDQLQVYLDACIEHLMPSLVDLAASLSDEQVEELLASIAEDRADYRKKYIDVSTEELHAARVKELESNLNLVIRRFNKEQEAAMLDWSQGLVPYEKLTLAQQEIWGKELAEVLAQRDNREILETGLRKLIFVHTDHWDPELEKIVDENQEKSYTFLADLLNGLEGKQRARFIARVERFSEDFHEMSGAD from the coding sequence ATGCGTCATTACTGCCCCCGTATTGCCAAACGACTGCTGCTGGCCGTCGCCGTTCTGTTCCTGCTCAATGGCTGCGCCACCAAAATCGCCTACCACTATCTGGATTTTGCTCTGATCTGGACACTTGAAAAGTATGTCGAGCTGGATAAACCGCAAAAAAAGAAGCTAAAAGAGGAGATGGAAGCGTTCCACCAATGGCACAGAACCACCCAGTTGCCACTGTATTCCTCCTACATGGCCGATTTTAAAAACCGCTACCAACAAGCCCCGCTTACTGGCAATCAGATGCACGCCGAAGTGGACCAGCTACAAGTGTATCTGGATGCCTGCATTGAACACCTGATGCCCTCGCTGGTGGATCTAGCCGCGAGCCTCAGTGACGAGCAGGTGGAAGAATTATTGGCCAGCATCGCCGAAGACAGAGCGGACTATCGGAAAAAATATATCGATGTCAGCACTGAGGAGTTACATGCCGCCCGAGTGAAGGAGCTCGAAAGCAACCTCAATCTGGTGATCCGCAGGTTTAACAAGGAGCAGGAAGCCGCCATGCTCGACTGGAGCCAAGGCTTGGTACCCTATGAGAAGTTAACCCTGGCGCAGCAGGAAATTTGGGGTAAAGAGCTAGCAGAGGTTTTAGCACAAAGAGATAACCGAGAAATACTGGAAACGGGCCTGCGCAAACTTATTTTCGTTCACACCGACCACTGGGACCCAGAGCTGGAGAAAATTGTGGATGAAAATCAGGAGAAGTCTTACACGTTTCTCGCCGATCTACTCAATGGGCTCGAAGGGAAACAACGCGCCCGATTTATCGCGCGCGTGGAACGCTTTAGCGAAGATTTTCACGAGATGTCAGGCGCGGACTAA